One window of the Sciurus carolinensis chromosome 8, mSciCar1.2, whole genome shotgun sequence genome contains the following:
- the Lsm5 gene encoding U6 snRNA-associated Sm-like protein LSm5, which translates to MAANATTNPSQLLPLELVDKCIGSRIHIVMKSDKEIVGTLLGFDDFVNMVLEDVTEFEITPEGRRITKLDQILLNGNNITMLVPGGEGPEV; encoded by the exons ATGGCGGCTAACGCTACAACCAACCCGTCGCAGCTGCTGCCGCTAG AGCTTGTGGACAAGTGTATAGGATCAAGAATTCACATTGTGATGAAGAGTGATAAGGAAATTGTTGGAACACTTCTAGGATTTGATGACTTTGTca ATATGGTGCTGGAAGATGTCACTGAATT tGAAATCACACCAGAAGGAAGAAGGATTACTAAATTAGATCAGATTTTgctaaatggaaataatataacAATG CTGGTTCCTGGAGGTGAAGGACCTGAAGTATGA